The following coding sequences lie in one Isoptericola variabilis 225 genomic window:
- a CDS encoding DsbA family protein translates to MTTTDVAQRTAPAETPSSGGPAGTVPVVDVYVDPTCPFAWITSRWALEVARQRDVRLTFRLMSLYLLNRDKDIPADYRARIEASRGIGRVAAAVQTEHGPDAFSAFYTAAGTRIHVEQEKDLDAVARAALAEAGLPAELADAATSDRYDAALAESHEAGMAPVGEEVGTPTLHVDGVAFFGPVLTRIPRGEDALRVFDGAVALASYPHFFEIKRSRTERPDFS, encoded by the coding sequence GTGACCACCACCGACGTCGCCCAGCGCACCGCCCCGGCCGAGACTCCGTCGAGCGGCGGACCCGCCGGCACCGTCCCGGTCGTCGACGTCTACGTCGACCCGACCTGCCCCTTCGCGTGGATCACCTCGCGGTGGGCGCTCGAGGTCGCACGGCAGCGCGACGTGCGGCTCACGTTCCGCCTCATGAGCCTCTACCTGCTCAACCGCGACAAGGACATCCCCGCGGACTACCGCGCGCGGATCGAGGCCTCGCGCGGCATCGGCCGCGTGGCCGCCGCGGTGCAGACCGAGCACGGGCCCGACGCCTTCTCGGCGTTCTACACCGCCGCCGGCACGCGTATCCACGTCGAGCAGGAGAAGGACCTCGACGCCGTCGCGCGCGCCGCGCTCGCCGAGGCCGGCCTGCCGGCCGAGCTCGCCGACGCCGCGACGTCGGACCGCTACGACGCCGCGCTCGCCGAGTCGCACGAGGCCGGCATGGCGCCCGTCGGCGAGGAGGTCGGCACGCCGACCCTGCACGTCGACGGCGTCGCGTTCTTCGGCCCCGTGCTCACGCGCATCCCGCGCGGCGAGGACGCGCTGCGCGTGTTCGACGGCGCGGTCGCGCTCGCGTCGTACCCGCACTTCTTCGAGATCAAGCGCTCACGCACCGAGCGCCCCGACTTCAGCTGA
- a CDS encoding LLM class F420-dependent oxidoreductase produces MTLDLRIFTEPQQGASYDTLLAVAQATEKLGFSAFFRSDHYLTMGGDGLPGPTDAWTTLAGLARETSTVRLGTLVSSATFRYPGVLAIQVAQVDQMSGGRVELGLGAGWFKAEHTAYGIPFPAKRFGLLEEQLAIVTGLWSTPVGETFSFSGEHYTLTDSPALPKPAQAKIPVIVGGGGPRRTPALAARFADEYNQAFPEIDAIGPRIDVINKALADAGRSPESLTQSVALVLAVGKDEAEFTRRAAAIGREPAELREHGIAGTVSEAVDRLASLRDQGVQRVYLQVLDLQDLDHLDLVAREVAPQL; encoded by the coding sequence ATGACCCTCGACCTGCGCATCTTCACCGAGCCCCAGCAGGGCGCCTCCTACGACACCCTGCTCGCCGTCGCCCAGGCGACCGAGAAGCTCGGCTTCAGCGCGTTCTTCCGCTCCGACCACTACCTCACGATGGGCGGAGACGGGCTGCCCGGCCCGACCGACGCGTGGACCACGCTCGCCGGCCTGGCACGCGAGACCTCGACCGTGCGCCTCGGCACGCTCGTGTCGTCCGCGACCTTCCGCTACCCGGGCGTGCTCGCGATCCAGGTCGCCCAGGTCGACCAGATGTCCGGCGGGCGCGTCGAGCTCGGCCTCGGCGCGGGCTGGTTCAAGGCCGAGCACACCGCGTACGGCATCCCGTTCCCGGCCAAGCGCTTCGGCCTCCTCGAGGAGCAGCTCGCGATCGTCACGGGCCTGTGGAGCACGCCCGTCGGCGAGACCTTCTCGTTCTCGGGTGAGCACTACACGCTCACCGACTCCCCGGCGCTGCCCAAGCCGGCCCAGGCCAAGATCCCGGTCATCGTCGGCGGCGGCGGTCCCCGGCGCACCCCGGCGCTCGCGGCCCGCTTCGCCGACGAGTACAACCAGGCGTTCCCCGAGATCGACGCGATCGGCCCGCGCATCGACGTCATCAACAAGGCGCTGGCCGACGCCGGCCGCTCGCCCGAGTCGCTGACCCAGTCGGTCGCGCTCGTGCTCGCCGTCGGGAAGGACGAGGCCGAGTTCACGCGCCGCGCCGCGGCCATCGGGCGCGAGCCAGCCGAGCTGCGCGAGCACGGCATCGCGGGCACCGTCTCCGAGGCGGTCGACCGCCTCGCGTCGCTGCGCGACCAGGGCGTCCAGCGCGTGTACCTCCAGGTGCTCGACCTGCAGGACCTCGACCACCTGGACCTCGTCGCGCGCGAGGTGGCGCCGCAGCTCTGA
- the pnuC gene encoding nicotinamide riboside transporter PnuC gives MDVIEWLFGATFHIGDQQLLWREVIGNVFGLASALGGMRRKVWAWPVGIVGNVLLFTVFVGSLFGGSPLPDMLGQAGRQVMFIAVSIYGWVRWNETRKADLELRADGKVPASGGAAVHPHWATWWQRLGLVAAMGLGTLALTPVFRALGSYEPVWADAWIFMGSLLATYGMAKGWVEFWLVWVAVDVVGVPLLLSAGYWASAAMYLFYGVFTLVGFVVWWRVHRREQAEAEPAGAARA, from the coding sequence ATGGACGTGATCGAGTGGCTCTTCGGCGCCACCTTCCACATCGGTGACCAGCAGCTGCTGTGGCGCGAGGTCATCGGCAACGTGTTCGGGCTCGCCTCCGCGCTGGGCGGCATGCGCCGCAAGGTGTGGGCGTGGCCCGTCGGCATCGTCGGCAACGTGCTGCTGTTCACGGTGTTCGTCGGCTCGCTGTTCGGCGGCTCGCCGCTGCCCGACATGCTCGGCCAGGCCGGCCGGCAGGTCATGTTCATCGCCGTGTCGATCTACGGCTGGGTCCGCTGGAACGAGACCCGCAAGGCCGACCTCGAGCTGCGCGCCGACGGCAAGGTCCCGGCCTCGGGCGGCGCCGCCGTCCACCCGCACTGGGCCACGTGGTGGCAGCGTCTCGGTCTCGTCGCCGCGATGGGCCTCGGCACGCTCGCGCTGACGCCGGTGTTCCGGGCGCTCGGCTCCTACGAGCCGGTGTGGGCCGACGCGTGGATCTTCATGGGCTCGCTCCTCGCGACGTACGGCATGGCCAAGGGCTGGGTCGAGTTCTGGCTCGTCTGGGTCGCGGTCGACGTCGTCGGGGTGCCGCTCCTGCTGTCCGCGGGCTACTGGGCCAGCGCCGCCATGTACCTGTTCTACGGCGTGTTCACGCTCGTCGGCTTCGTCGTGTGGTGGCGCGTCCACCGGCGCGAGCAGGCCGAGGCCGAGCCCGCGGGCGCGGCGCGGGCCTGA
- a CDS encoding LytR C-terminal domain-containing protein, protein MTSPAHDPVRVELRRRERERQAVVFGLLIAVLAVSGLGALALYTGAIESPFDQPIRTPGTEAAPAGPVPCLPAVEGQPDGALPVAYSDVEVRVINASTTSGLAGAHAEVLRDRGFNVVLTGDLDHLLTHSELRFGTSGIVAAYTLAAQLSDVRMVLDDRQDAVVDLLVGEEYERPVPEEEVALRADEPLQNAPGCVQVEEITPVAQEYAVGQEPTEEAAEEG, encoded by the coding sequence GTGACATCTCCAGCCCACGACCCGGTCCGCGTCGAGCTCCGCCGGCGCGAGCGCGAGCGCCAGGCCGTCGTCTTCGGGCTCCTCATCGCGGTGCTCGCGGTCAGCGGGCTGGGTGCGCTCGCGCTCTACACGGGCGCGATCGAGTCGCCGTTCGACCAGCCGATCAGGACGCCCGGCACCGAGGCGGCCCCCGCCGGGCCCGTGCCGTGCCTGCCCGCCGTCGAGGGCCAGCCGGACGGGGCGCTGCCCGTCGCGTACTCCGACGTCGAGGTGCGCGTCATCAACGCGTCCACGACCTCGGGCCTCGCGGGTGCCCACGCCGAGGTCCTGCGAGACCGGGGCTTCAACGTCGTGCTCACAGGCGACCTCGACCACCTGCTCACGCACTCCGAGCTGCGCTTCGGGACGTCGGGCATCGTCGCCGCGTACACGCTCGCGGCGCAGTTGTCCGACGTCCGCATGGTCCTGGACGACCGCCAGGACGCCGTCGTCGACCTCCTCGTGGGCGAGGAGTACGAACGTCCCGTGCCCGAGGAGGAGGTCGCGCTGCGGGCCGACGAGCCGCTGCAGAACGCCCCGGGGTGCGTGCAGGTCGAGGAGATCACGCCGGTCGCGCAGGAGTACGCCGTCGGCCAGGAGCCGACGGAGGAGGCCGCCGAGGAAGGCTGA
- a CDS encoding TetR/AcrR family transcriptional regulator, with translation MTAVRTHTHAQAVDAAIELFSRKGYEQTTVEEIADAAQVSRATFFRRFRSKEDVIFADHELLLEEVVVMLAETRPEARASEEAARASERAWDPAVDPYLEVCRAARLVFDHHVGQRETSLARHKLLQQVPALRDRELVTTHRYERAFTAYLRDTLPPDRNMTTMSIAFAAAVVAVHNAILRRWLRNPHLDLRPELEEAFADLRRVATAPLPRSDSASDRLASPSAAPERLADPARPATGATASVRTAGTDGRRVVVAVLEPGAGPDDVARAVRDALA, from the coding sequence ATGACCGCCGTCCGGACGCACACCCACGCCCAGGCCGTCGACGCCGCGATCGAGCTCTTCTCGCGCAAGGGCTACGAGCAGACGACCGTCGAGGAGATCGCCGACGCCGCGCAGGTCAGCCGTGCGACCTTCTTCCGGCGCTTCCGCTCGAAGGAGGACGTGATCTTCGCCGACCACGAGCTCCTGCTCGAGGAGGTCGTGGTCATGCTCGCCGAGACGCGTCCCGAGGCGCGCGCGAGCGAGGAGGCCGCCCGCGCGTCGGAGCGGGCGTGGGACCCGGCGGTCGACCCCTACCTCGAGGTCTGCCGGGCCGCGCGGCTCGTGTTCGACCACCACGTCGGCCAGCGCGAGACGTCGCTCGCCCGCCACAAGCTGCTGCAGCAGGTCCCGGCACTGCGCGACCGCGAGCTCGTGACGACGCACCGCTACGAGCGCGCGTTCACCGCCTACCTGCGCGACACCCTCCCGCCCGACCGCAACATGACGACGATGTCGATCGCGTTCGCGGCGGCGGTCGTCGCGGTCCACAACGCGATCCTGCGCCGGTGGCTGCGCAACCCCCACCTCGACCTGCGGCCCGAGCTCGAGGAGGCGTTCGCGGACCTGCGCCGCGTCGCGACCGCGCCTCTGCCCCGCTCCGACTCCGCCTCCGACCGGCTCGCGTCCCCCTCCGCGGCCCCCGAGCGTCTCGCCGACCCGGCACGGCCCGCGACCGGCGCCACGGCGTCGGTGCGCACGGCCGGCACCGACGGCAGGCGCGTCGTCGTCGCCGTGCTCGAGCCGGGTGCCGGGCCCGACGACGTCGCACGCGCGGTGCGGGACGCGCTCGCCTGA
- a CDS encoding type II toxin-antitoxin system VapB family antitoxin, whose translation MIFKAVGDGRPYPEHGYVSTKDWVDVPPRQVRLDELVTTKRTLDLDHLLAEDSTFYGDLFAHVVEYRGTLYLEDGLHRAVRAALQQRPVLHARVLTVR comes from the coding sequence ATGATCTTCAAGGCCGTGGGGGACGGCCGCCCCTACCCCGAGCACGGGTACGTCTCCACCAAGGACTGGGTCGACGTACCGCCGCGCCAGGTCCGGCTCGACGAGCTCGTCACGACCAAGCGCACGCTCGACCTGGACCACCTGCTCGCCGAGGACTCGACGTTCTACGGCGACCTCTTCGCGCACGTGGTGGAGTACCGGGGCACCCTCTACCTCGAGGACGGGCTGCACCGCGCGGTGCGTGCCGCGCTGCAGCAGCGGCCGGTCCTGCACGCCCGCGTGCTCACGGTGCGGTGA
- a CDS encoding glycoside hydrolase family 6 protein, giving the protein MHHRARSTRTAALAVAAVASVGLAGAAPALAAPPPPSDPQLWVNPDSTYHEHVENLGLTGDASDDALYLAQFPTATWFTAGTPTSVKQEVKDVVVHAHADGEIPVLVAYNLPFRDCAQYSAGGATSVEEYKAWIDGFAKGIGNKQAMVILEPDGLGIIPWYTTVEGVSEWCKPAEADPETAAADRFEMLRYAVDTLGSLPGTEVYLDGTHPAWLNVGDITDRLLKAGVERATGFFLNASNYQYTANSVAYGRWISSCIALVTQLDAGVGDCGNQYWNGGPATDWQGTGMDPYAEWASGPLSEVPLERNTIGVDSRYAAQLGDVEPTTTFVVDTSRNGLGPWDPATSANTYPDAEAWCNPPDRGLGLRPTLDTGEELVDGFLWIKVPGESDGQCFRGTGGPEDPERGMVAPPAGQWFVEQADELIALANPPAE; this is encoded by the coding sequence ATGCACCACCGTGCGCGCAGCACCCGGACGGCGGCGCTCGCCGTCGCCGCCGTCGCGTCGGTCGGGCTCGCCGGGGCGGCTCCCGCCCTCGCCGCCCCGCCGCCGCCGTCGGACCCCCAGCTCTGGGTCAACCCCGACAGCACGTACCACGAGCACGTCGAGAACCTCGGCCTCACGGGGGACGCCAGCGACGACGCCCTGTACCTCGCGCAGTTCCCGACCGCCACGTGGTTCACCGCCGGGACGCCGACGAGCGTCAAGCAGGAAGTCAAGGACGTCGTCGTCCACGCGCACGCCGACGGCGAGATCCCCGTGCTCGTGGCCTACAACCTGCCGTTCCGCGACTGCGCGCAGTACTCGGCGGGCGGCGCGACGAGCGTCGAGGAGTACAAGGCCTGGATCGACGGGTTCGCGAAGGGCATCGGCAACAAGCAGGCGATGGTGATCCTCGAGCCGGACGGCCTCGGCATCATCCCCTGGTACACGACCGTCGAGGGCGTCTCCGAGTGGTGCAAGCCCGCCGAGGCCGACCCCGAGACCGCCGCGGCCGACCGGTTTGAGATGCTGCGCTACGCGGTCGACACCCTCGGCTCGCTGCCGGGTACCGAGGTCTACCTCGACGGCACCCACCCCGCGTGGCTCAACGTCGGCGACATCACCGACCGCCTGCTCAAGGCCGGCGTCGAGCGCGCGACCGGGTTCTTCCTCAACGCGTCGAACTACCAGTACACGGCCAACTCCGTCGCGTACGGCCGGTGGATCTCGTCGTGCATCGCGCTCGTCACGCAGCTCGACGCCGGCGTGGGGGACTGCGGGAACCAGTACTGGAACGGCGGCCCCGCCACCGACTGGCAGGGCACCGGCATGGACCCGTACGCCGAGTGGGCGTCCGGGCCGCTGTCGGAGGTGCCGCTCGAGCGGAACACGATCGGCGTCGACTCCCGGTACGCCGCGCAGCTCGGCGACGTCGAGCCCACGACGACCTTCGTCGTCGACACGTCGCGCAACGGGCTCGGGCCGTGGGACCCGGCGACGTCGGCGAACACGTACCCGGACGCCGAGGCGTGGTGCAACCCGCCGGACCGCGGCCTGGGGCTGCGCCCGACGCTCGACACGGGCGAGGAGCTCGTCGACGGGTTCCTGTGGATCAAGGTGCCCGGCGAGTCCGACGGCCAGTGCTTCCGTGGCACGGGCGGCCCCGAGGACCCCGAGCGCGGCATGGTCGCGCCGCCCGCGGGGCAGTGGTTCGTCGAGCAGGCGGACGAGCTGATCGCGCTGGCGAACCCGCCCGCGGAGTAG
- a CDS encoding beta-galactosidase family protein — protein sequence MASFAIGPEDFLLDGRSLQIVSGALHYFRVHPDQWADRIRKARLLGLNTVETYVAWNVHSPERGVFDTSGRRDLARFLDLVAAEGLHAIVRPGPYICAEWTGGGLPAWLFADPEVGVRRAEPRFLEAIGEYYAALLPIVAERQVTRGGPVLMVQVENEYGAYGDDPPVERERYLRALADMIRAQGIDVPLFTSDQANDHHLSRGSLPELLTTANFGSRATERLAILRKHQPTGPLMCMEFWDGWFDSAGLHHHTTPPEANARDLDDLLAAGASVNLYMLHGGTNFGLTSGANDKGVYRPITTSYDYDAPLSEHGAPTAKYVAMREVISRHAPVPDEVPGPAPAAPTGTVRLDRRLALSDVAGMLGTERSFDRAPTHDDVGAWDGFVLYRTRVTEDDAVLVVGEVRDRALVALDGEPVGVLDRATHTVAVPLPRRAGELTLLVEDQGRVNYGPRIGEPKGLIGPVRTATRELTGWQVRPLRFDDGDLLDARVADALRSAPPVRGDGADDVDGAPFAGPVLAHGTFDSTGGADHFLRLDGWTKGLVWVNGFCLGRHRSAGPARTLYVPGPLVRDQGNEVVVLELHAAARGVVELVPEPDLGHTEE from the coding sequence ATGGCCTCGTTCGCCATCGGCCCCGAGGACTTCCTCCTCGACGGGCGCTCGCTGCAGATCGTCAGCGGGGCGCTGCACTACTTCCGCGTGCACCCCGACCAGTGGGCCGACCGCATCCGTAAGGCGCGGCTGCTCGGCCTCAACACCGTCGAGACGTACGTGGCGTGGAACGTCCACTCGCCCGAGCGCGGCGTCTTCGACACCTCGGGACGCCGGGACCTGGCCCGGTTCCTCGACCTCGTCGCGGCCGAGGGCCTCCACGCGATCGTCCGGCCCGGCCCGTACATCTGCGCGGAGTGGACCGGCGGCGGTCTGCCGGCGTGGCTGTTCGCGGACCCGGAGGTCGGCGTGCGACGCGCGGAGCCGCGGTTCCTCGAGGCGATCGGCGAGTACTACGCGGCGCTGCTGCCCATCGTCGCGGAGCGCCAGGTGACACGCGGCGGGCCGGTGCTCATGGTCCAGGTCGAGAACGAGTACGGCGCGTACGGCGACGACCCGCCGGTCGAGCGCGAGCGCTACCTGCGTGCGCTCGCCGACATGATCCGGGCGCAGGGCATCGACGTCCCGCTCTTCACGAGCGACCAGGCCAACGATCACCACCTGTCGCGCGGGAGCCTGCCCGAGCTGCTCACGACGGCGAACTTCGGCTCGCGCGCGACCGAACGGCTCGCGATCCTGCGCAAGCACCAGCCCACGGGCCCGCTCATGTGCATGGAGTTCTGGGACGGCTGGTTCGACAGCGCGGGCCTGCACCACCACACGACGCCGCCCGAGGCCAACGCCCGCGATCTCGACGACCTGCTCGCGGCAGGCGCGTCGGTCAACCTCTACATGCTCCACGGCGGCACGAACTTCGGGCTCACCTCGGGCGCGAACGACAAGGGCGTGTACCGGCCGATCACCACGTCGTACGACTACGACGCCCCGCTGTCCGAGCACGGCGCCCCGACGGCGAAGTACGTCGCGATGCGCGAGGTCATCTCCCGCCACGCGCCCGTGCCGGACGAGGTGCCGGGTCCCGCGCCCGCCGCGCCCACGGGCACCGTGCGGCTCGACCGTCGGCTCGCGCTGTCCGACGTCGCGGGGATGCTCGGGACGGAGCGCTCGTTCGACCGCGCGCCCACGCACGACGACGTCGGCGCGTGGGACGGCTTCGTGCTCTACCGCACCCGGGTCACCGAGGACGACGCCGTGCTCGTGGTCGGCGAGGTGCGCGACCGCGCGCTCGTCGCGCTCGACGGCGAGCCCGTCGGCGTGCTCGACCGGGCGACCCACACGGTCGCGGTGCCGCTGCCGCGCCGCGCGGGCGAGCTCACGCTGCTCGTCGAGGACCAGGGCCGCGTCAACTACGGCCCGCGCATCGGCGAGCCCAAGGGGCTGATCGGGCCGGTGCGCACCGCGACGCGCGAGCTCACCGGCTGGCAGGTGCGGCCGCTGCGGTTCGACGACGGCGACCTGCTCGACGCGCGCGTCGCGGACGCGCTGCGGTCGGCCCCGCCCGTGCGGGGCGACGGTGCGGACGACGTCGACGGCGCTCCGTTCGCCGGGCCGGTGCTCGCCCACGGCACGTTCGACAGCACCGGGGGCGCCGACCACTTCCTGCGGCTCGACGGGTGGACCAAGGGCCTGGTGTGGGTCAACGGCTTCTGCCTCGGCCGGCACCGGAGCGCCGGACCCGCCCGGACGCTCTACGTGCCGGGGCCGCTCGTGCGCGACCAGGGCAACGAGGTCGTGGTGCTCGAGCTGCACGCCGCGGCGCGCGGCGTCGTCGAGCTCGTCCCCGAGCCCGACCTGGGCCACACCGAGGAGTAG
- a CDS encoding uracil-xanthine permease family protein, which produces MSLGWTLHGDGRRVAPGEAVAPGERLTWPRTVGIGLQHVVAMFGATFLVPVITGFPPSTTLFFSAIGTVGFLLITGNRLPSYLGSSFAFIAPIGAATASGGQSVAVGGVLVVGLLLAAVGVLVHFAGARWIDVVMPPVVTGVIVALIGLNLAPVAWSNFEQAPVTALVTLLAIIAISVLFRGILGRLAILLGVVVGYVFAVVRGEVDFSGVRTASWVGFPEFVAPSFDPAVLGLFVPVVLVLVAENVGHVKSVAAMTGQNLDGVMGRALLGDGVATTLAGVGGGSGTTTYAENIGVMAATRVYSTAAYWVAAGGALVLSMSPKVGAVINTIPPGVLGGVTTLLYGMIGILGARIWVQNRVDFSDPVNLTTAAVPLIVGIANYTWAAGDLVFEGIALGTASALVVHHGMRAIARWRGTSQEPASPASVPAAPERRD; this is translated from the coding sequence ATGAGCCTCGGCTGGACCCTGCACGGCGATGGGCGGCGCGTCGCACCCGGAGAGGCGGTCGCGCCCGGCGAGCGGCTGACCTGGCCGCGCACCGTCGGTATCGGTCTGCAGCACGTCGTCGCGATGTTCGGCGCGACGTTCCTCGTGCCGGTCATCACCGGCTTCCCGCCCTCGACGACGCTGTTCTTCTCGGCGATCGGCACGGTGGGCTTCCTGCTCATCACGGGCAACCGCCTGCCGAGCTACCTGGGCTCGAGCTTCGCGTTCATCGCGCCGATCGGTGCCGCCACGGCGTCGGGCGGGCAGTCGGTGGCGGTCGGCGGCGTGCTCGTGGTGGGCCTGCTGCTCGCCGCGGTCGGCGTGCTCGTGCACTTCGCGGGCGCCCGCTGGATCGACGTCGTCATGCCGCCGGTCGTGACGGGCGTCATCGTCGCGCTCATCGGGCTCAACCTCGCGCCTGTCGCGTGGAGCAACTTCGAGCAGGCGCCGGTCACGGCGCTGGTCACCCTCCTGGCGATCATCGCGATCTCGGTCCTGTTCCGCGGCATTCTGGGGCGCCTCGCGATCCTGCTCGGCGTCGTCGTCGGGTACGTGTTCGCCGTCGTGCGTGGCGAGGTCGACTTCTCGGGCGTGCGCACCGCGTCGTGGGTCGGCTTCCCCGAGTTCGTGGCGCCGTCGTTCGACCCGGCGGTCCTCGGGCTCTTCGTGCCGGTCGTGCTCGTGCTCGTCGCCGAGAACGTCGGCCACGTGAAGTCGGTGGCCGCGATGACCGGCCAGAACCTCGACGGCGTGATGGGCCGCGCGCTGCTCGGCGACGGCGTCGCGACGACCCTCGCGGGCGTCGGCGGCGGCTCGGGCACGACGACGTACGCCGAGAACATCGGCGTCATGGCAGCGACCCGCGTGTACTCCACCGCCGCGTACTGGGTCGCGGCGGGCGGCGCGCTCGTGCTGTCCATGTCGCCCAAGGTCGGCGCCGTCATCAACACCATCCCGCCGGGCGTGCTCGGCGGCGTCACGACGCTGCTCTACGGCATGATCGGCATCCTCGGCGCCCGCATCTGGGTCCAGAACCGTGTCGACTTCTCCGACCCGGTCAACCTCACCACGGCCGCGGTGCCGCTCATCGTCGGCATCGCCAACTACACGTGGGCGGCGGGCGACCTGGTCTTCGAGGGCATCGCGCTCGGAACGGCCTCGGCGCTCGTCGTCCACCACGGCATGCGGGCGATCGCGCGGTGGCGCGGGACGTCGCAGGAGCCGGCGTCGCCGGCCTCGGTGCCGGCCGCGCCCGAGCGGCGGGACTGA